The following are encoded in a window of Perca fluviatilis chromosome 21, GENO_Pfluv_1.0, whole genome shotgun sequence genomic DNA:
- the luc7l gene encoding putative RNA-binding protein Luc7-like 1 isoform X2, whose product MQKGTVCGADRRDETRQRVKFTDERVCKSHLLNCCPHDILSGTRMDLGECTKIHDLALRADYEIASKERDLFFELDAVEHLESFIADCDRRTELAKKRLAETQEEISAEVAAKAEKVHELNEEIGKLLAKAEQLGAEGNVDEAQKVLQEVEKVRTRKKDAEEEYRNSMPASSFQQQKLRVCEVCSAYLGLHDNDRRLADHFGGKLHLGFIQIREKLDQLKKTVVDKQEKRNQERLKRREEREKEEKLKKRTRSRSREHKRSRSRDRRRRRSRSTSRDKRRSRSRSRERRRRHRSRSRSRSRGHRHNHEQSSRHKSSRDRERSSRDGSRDRRDGMNGRSDSRRADDRDMGDL is encoded by the exons ATGCAGAAGGGTACAGTATGTGGTGCAGATCGCA GGGATGAAACGCGACAGAGGGTCAAGTTCACTGACGAACGAGTCTGCAAAAGTCATCTTCTAAACTGCTGTCCACATGACATCCTGTCTGGAACT CGTATGGACCTGGGAGAGTGCACCAAGATCCATGACCTGGCACTTCGGGCAGATTATGAAATTGCTTCCAAGGAGAGAGATCTATTCTTTGAGCTTGAC GCGGTCGAGCACCTGGAGTCTTTCATTGCTGACTGTGACCGGAGGACAGAACTAGCCAAGAAGCGTCTGGCTGAGACCCAAGAAGAGATCAGTGCTGAGGTGGCAGCAAAG GCAGAGAAGGTCCATGAGCTGAATGAGGAAATAGGGAAGCTCCTGGCCAAGGCTGAGCAGCTCGGAGCCGAGGGCAACGTCGACGAGGCCCAGAAAGTCCTGCAGGAAGTTGAGAAGGTCCGCACTAGGAAGAAGGATGCAGAG gAAGAGTACAGAAACTCAATGCCAGCCTCCAGCTTTCAGCAGCAGAAGCTTCGGGTGTGCGAGGTGTGCTCTGCTTACCTGGGTCTCCATGACAACGACCGTCGTTTGGCTGACCATTTTGGTGGGAAGCTTCATCTGGGCTTCATTCAGATCAGAGAGAAACTGGACCAACTAAAG aaAACCGTGGTCGACAAGCAGGAGAAAAGGAACCAGGAGCGCTTGAAGAGacgagaagagagggagaaagaggaaaagctGAAGAAGAG GACCAGATCACGGAGCAGAGAGCAtaaaag ATCCCGTTCTCGTGACCGCAGAAGGAGGCGCTCACGCTCCACATCACGAGACAAGCGCCGTTCACGCTCACGCTCcagggagaggagaaggaggcaTCGCAGCCGATCCCGCTCTCGCAGCCGAGGACACCGTCACAACCACGAGCAGAGCTCCAGACACAA GTCGTCCAGGGACCGAGAGCGCTCGTCCAGAGACGGGTCACGGGACAGGAGGGATGGTATGAACGGCAGGTCGGACTCCCGCCGGGCAGACGACAGGGATATGGGGGACCTCTGA
- the fam234a gene encoding protein FAM234A, with amino-acid sequence MEATGSATEGEPLKRGEDRAELGTAPELKKKSCKEGLGFVKLTHWRTAAFFFSLFLCLTIVFAFSFIIPCPVRPQYLVTWNRTFSEAATYDFLAIEDASKDKVMDVLFVLKNTQGSQNNTCADAGLPSPCVFVVAVDGTDGETLWECPLAPEFHWAQCGLDREETGRTWDCLLSHSDQLTAVDKYTGDIRWQQPQPPGLHCTVPVLSVPDLDGDKVSDVALVASNKTQSLLLFLSGKTGVQIGSTVVLNSTETANHLLFCTTDGSYYVLLQTDTGLYGLALWRIAAQAKAGMEVGLKKNKHWEKNASATSGLIPIYMSDSVRQTLTTGETDDSPNLLLVTGKEVALVDGKHLQLLWRFNTSSVLSEPSFGHFNKDNVLDVVIEEDVSNYTKRVIILDGKSGHVLWEVDLLAIPNSPRPASIHTTNSFSVFVFWGTMPSETNSSETFASDQHSYLLHPLYSKVLLESTTFMDHIITFKATLLEHGRHAAYILLTGPGTEGAEGTVVLSKRKMKQDVPDSKVLRIGTGGGSETNEDIKEALNRLRFSDW; translated from the exons ATGGAGGCCACAGGCAGTGCCACTGAAGGCGAGCCcctgaagagaggagaggacagggcaGAGCTGGGAACAGCACCAgagctgaagaagaagagttGTAAGGAAGGCTTGGGTTTTGTCAAACTGACCCATTGGCGAACCGCagccttcttcttctctttattCCTCTGCCTCACCATAGTGTTTGCCTTCTCCTTCATCATCCCTTGTCCTGTCAGACCACAGTATCTCGTTACCTGGAACCGGACTTTCTCTGAAGCGG CAACATATGACTTCTTGGCTATTGAAGATGCAAGCAAAGACAAGGTGATGGATGTCCTGTTTGTcctcaaaaacacacaaggcagtCAAAACAATACGTGTGCTGATGCAG gTCTGCCCTCgccatgtgtgtttgttgtagcAGTGGATGGGACAGATGGAGAGACGCTGTGGGAGTGTCCGCTGGCTCCCGAGTTCCACTGGGCCCAGTGTGGTCTGGACAGAGAAGAAACAGGCAGAACATGGGACTGTCTCCTATCCCACTCTGACCAACTCACAGCTGTTGACAAATACACTG gtGACATCAGGTGGCAGCAGCCTCAGCCTCCTGGTCTGCACTGCACTGTGCCTGTTCTTAGTGTCCCAGATCTGGATGGGGACAAGGTCAGCGATGTGGCTCTGGTGGCATCTAACAAAACACAG TCTTTGCTGCTATTCCTCTCAGGGAAGACGGGTGTCCAGATTGGTTCTACGGTTGTTCTTAACTCCACAGAGACAGCCAATCATCTTCTCTTTTGCACTACAGACGGTTCCTACTATGTACTACTACAAACAG ACACTGGCTTGTATGGACTGGCGCTGTGGAGGATTGCTGCCCAGGCTAAAGCAGGGATGGAGGTGGGCCTCAAGAAGAATAAGCACTGGGAGAAGAATGCCAGTGCAACATCCGGCCTTATACCCATCTACAT GTCGGATTCAGTGAGACAAACGCTAACAACAGGAGAAACGGACGATTCACCCAACCTGCTGCTTGTGACTGGGAAGGAGGTGGCATTAGTCGACGGAAAACATTTGCAGCTACTGTGGAGATTCAATACCAGCTCAGTCCTCAG TGAGCCCTCCTTTGGCCACTTTAACAAAGACAATGTCCTTGATGTTGTGATCGAGGAGGATGTCAGCAACTACACAAAGAGG GTAATAATTCTCGATGGGAAGTCCGGTCATGTGCTGTGGGAAGTCGACCTTTTGGCCATTCCTAACTCACCGAGACCCGCCTCAATACACACCACCAACTCCTTCtcggtgtttgtgttttggggcACGATGCCCTCAGAGACCAACTCATCT GAAACATTCGCAAGTGACCAACATTCTTACTTGCTCCACCCTCTCTATTCTAAAGTCCTCCTTGAGTCAACCACTTTCATGGACCACATTATAACATTTAAAG CCACTCTGTTGGAGCATGGACGCCATGCTGCCTACATCCTGCTGACAGGCCCTGGGACGGAGGGAGCGGAAGGCACTGTGGTGCTCAGCAAGCGAAAGATGAAGCAGGACGTCCCTGACAGCAAAGTACTCCGTATTGGTACCGGCGGAGGTTCAGAGACAAATGAGGACATCAAAGAGGCCTTAAATCGTCTCCGCTTTAGTGATTGGTGA
- the luc7l gene encoding putative RNA-binding protein Luc7-like 1 isoform X3, whose protein sequence is MQKGDETRQRVKFTDERVCKSHLLNCCPHDILSGTRMDLGECTKIHDLALRADYEIASKERDLFFELDAVEHLESFIADCDRRTELAKKRLAETQEEISAEVAAKAEKVHELNEEIGKLLAKAEQLGAEGNVDEAQKVLQEVEKVRTRKKDAEEEYRNSMPASSFQQQKLRVCEVCSAYLGLHDNDRRLADHFGGKLHLGFIQIREKLDQLKKTVVDKQEKRNQERLKRREEREKEEKLKKRTRSRSREHKRSRSRDRRRRRSRSTSRDKRRSRSRSRERRRRHRSRSRSRSRGHRHNHEQSSRHKSSRDRERSSRDGSRDRRDGMNGRSDSRRADDRDMGDL, encoded by the exons ATGCAGAAGG GGGATGAAACGCGACAGAGGGTCAAGTTCACTGACGAACGAGTCTGCAAAAGTCATCTTCTAAACTGCTGTCCACATGACATCCTGTCTGGAACT CGTATGGACCTGGGAGAGTGCACCAAGATCCATGACCTGGCACTTCGGGCAGATTATGAAATTGCTTCCAAGGAGAGAGATCTATTCTTTGAGCTTGAC GCGGTCGAGCACCTGGAGTCTTTCATTGCTGACTGTGACCGGAGGACAGAACTAGCCAAGAAGCGTCTGGCTGAGACCCAAGAAGAGATCAGTGCTGAGGTGGCAGCAAAG GCAGAGAAGGTCCATGAGCTGAATGAGGAAATAGGGAAGCTCCTGGCCAAGGCTGAGCAGCTCGGAGCCGAGGGCAACGTCGACGAGGCCCAGAAAGTCCTGCAGGAAGTTGAGAAGGTCCGCACTAGGAAGAAGGATGCAGAG gAAGAGTACAGAAACTCAATGCCAGCCTCCAGCTTTCAGCAGCAGAAGCTTCGGGTGTGCGAGGTGTGCTCTGCTTACCTGGGTCTCCATGACAACGACCGTCGTTTGGCTGACCATTTTGGTGGGAAGCTTCATCTGGGCTTCATTCAGATCAGAGAGAAACTGGACCAACTAAAG aaAACCGTGGTCGACAAGCAGGAGAAAAGGAACCAGGAGCGCTTGAAGAGacgagaagagagggagaaagaggaaaagctGAAGAAGAG GACCAGATCACGGAGCAGAGAGCAtaaaag ATCCCGTTCTCGTGACCGCAGAAGGAGGCGCTCACGCTCCACATCACGAGACAAGCGCCGTTCACGCTCACGCTCcagggagaggagaaggaggcaTCGCAGCCGATCCCGCTCTCGCAGCCGAGGACACCGTCACAACCACGAGCAGAGCTCCAGACACAA GTCGTCCAGGGACCGAGAGCGCTCGTCCAGAGACGGGTCACGGGACAGGAGGGATGGTATGAACGGCAGGTCGGACTCCCGCCGGGCAGACGACAGGGATATGGGGGACCTCTGA
- the luc7l gene encoding putative RNA-binding protein Luc7-like 1 isoform X4 encodes MDLGECTKIHDLALRADYEIASKERDLFFELDAVEHLESFIADCDRRTELAKKRLAETQEEISAEVAAKAEKVHELNEEIGKLLAKAEQLGAEGNVDEAQKVLQEVEKVRTRKKDAEEEYRNSMPASSFQQQKLRVCEVCSAYLGLHDNDRRLADHFGGKLHLGFIQIREKLDQLKKTVVDKQEKRNQERLKRREEREKEEKLKKRTRSRSREHKRSRSRDRRRRRSRSTSRDKRRSRSRSRERRRRHRSRSRSRSRGHRHNHEQSSRHKSSRDRERSSRDGSRDRRDGMNGRSDSRRADDRDMGDL; translated from the exons ATGGACCTGGGAGAGTGCACCAAGATCCATGACCTGGCACTTCGGGCAGATTATGAAATTGCTTCCAAGGAGAGAGATCTATTCTTTGAGCTTGAC GCGGTCGAGCACCTGGAGTCTTTCATTGCTGACTGTGACCGGAGGACAGAACTAGCCAAGAAGCGTCTGGCTGAGACCCAAGAAGAGATCAGTGCTGAGGTGGCAGCAAAG GCAGAGAAGGTCCATGAGCTGAATGAGGAAATAGGGAAGCTCCTGGCCAAGGCTGAGCAGCTCGGAGCCGAGGGCAACGTCGACGAGGCCCAGAAAGTCCTGCAGGAAGTTGAGAAGGTCCGCACTAGGAAGAAGGATGCAGAG gAAGAGTACAGAAACTCAATGCCAGCCTCCAGCTTTCAGCAGCAGAAGCTTCGGGTGTGCGAGGTGTGCTCTGCTTACCTGGGTCTCCATGACAACGACCGTCGTTTGGCTGACCATTTTGGTGGGAAGCTTCATCTGGGCTTCATTCAGATCAGAGAGAAACTGGACCAACTAAAG aaAACCGTGGTCGACAAGCAGGAGAAAAGGAACCAGGAGCGCTTGAAGAGacgagaagagagggagaaagaggaaaagctGAAGAAGAG GACCAGATCACGGAGCAGAGAGCAtaaaag ATCCCGTTCTCGTGACCGCAGAAGGAGGCGCTCACGCTCCACATCACGAGACAAGCGCCGTTCACGCTCACGCTCcagggagaggagaaggaggcaTCGCAGCCGATCCCGCTCTCGCAGCCGAGGACACCGTCACAACCACGAGCAGAGCTCCAGACACAA GTCGTCCAGGGACCGAGAGCGCTCGTCCAGAGACGGGTCACGGGACAGGAGGGATGGTATGAACGGCAGGTCGGACTCCCGCCGGGCAGACGACAGGGATATGGGGGACCTCTGA
- the LOC120550815 gene encoding cytochrome c oxidase subunit 6B1, producing the protein MAEDIQAKLEKYRTAPFDARFPNQNQTRNCWSNYLDYHRCQKVLDAKGVDTTPCDWYKRVYKSLCPLSWVQKWDDQREEGTFPGKI; encoded by the exons ATGGCTGAGGACATTCAGGCCAAACTTGAGAAATATCGCACTGCTCCCTTTGATGCCAGATTCCCCAACCAGAACCAGACCAGGAACTGCTGGTCCAACTACCTGG ACTATCATCGCTGCCAGAAAGTTCTGGATGCCAAAGGAGTGGACACCACCCCCTGTGACTGGTACAAGAGGGTCTACAAATCACTCTGCCCATTATCCTGG GTCCAGAAATGGGATGACCAGAGAGAAGAGGGGACCTTTCCAGGAAAAATCTGA
- the luc7l gene encoding putative RNA-binding protein Luc7-like 1 isoform X1: protein MSAQAQMRALLDQLMGTARDGDETRQRVKFTDERVCKSHLLNCCPHDILSGTRMDLGECTKIHDLALRADYEIASKERDLFFELDAVEHLESFIADCDRRTELAKKRLAETQEEISAEVAAKAEKVHELNEEIGKLLAKAEQLGAEGNVDEAQKVLQEVEKVRTRKKDAEEEYRNSMPASSFQQQKLRVCEVCSAYLGLHDNDRRLADHFGGKLHLGFIQIREKLDQLKKTVVDKQEKRNQERLKRREEREKEEKLKKRTRSRSREHKRSRSRDRRRRRSRSTSRDKRRSRSRSRERRRRHRSRSRSRSRGHRHNHEQSSRHKSSRDRERSSRDGSRDRRDGMNGRSDSRRADDRDMGDL, encoded by the exons ATGTCTGCCCAAGCTCAAATGAGAGCTTTACTCGACCAGCTAATGGGAACAGCGAGGGATG GGGATGAAACGCGACAGAGGGTCAAGTTCACTGACGAACGAGTCTGCAAAAGTCATCTTCTAAACTGCTGTCCACATGACATCCTGTCTGGAACT CGTATGGACCTGGGAGAGTGCACCAAGATCCATGACCTGGCACTTCGGGCAGATTATGAAATTGCTTCCAAGGAGAGAGATCTATTCTTTGAGCTTGAC GCGGTCGAGCACCTGGAGTCTTTCATTGCTGACTGTGACCGGAGGACAGAACTAGCCAAGAAGCGTCTGGCTGAGACCCAAGAAGAGATCAGTGCTGAGGTGGCAGCAAAG GCAGAGAAGGTCCATGAGCTGAATGAGGAAATAGGGAAGCTCCTGGCCAAGGCTGAGCAGCTCGGAGCCGAGGGCAACGTCGACGAGGCCCAGAAAGTCCTGCAGGAAGTTGAGAAGGTCCGCACTAGGAAGAAGGATGCAGAG gAAGAGTACAGAAACTCAATGCCAGCCTCCAGCTTTCAGCAGCAGAAGCTTCGGGTGTGCGAGGTGTGCTCTGCTTACCTGGGTCTCCATGACAACGACCGTCGTTTGGCTGACCATTTTGGTGGGAAGCTTCATCTGGGCTTCATTCAGATCAGAGAGAAACTGGACCAACTAAAG aaAACCGTGGTCGACAAGCAGGAGAAAAGGAACCAGGAGCGCTTGAAGAGacgagaagagagggagaaagaggaaaagctGAAGAAGAG GACCAGATCACGGAGCAGAGAGCAtaaaag ATCCCGTTCTCGTGACCGCAGAAGGAGGCGCTCACGCTCCACATCACGAGACAAGCGCCGTTCACGCTCACGCTCcagggagaggagaaggaggcaTCGCAGCCGATCCCGCTCTCGCAGCCGAGGACACCGTCACAACCACGAGCAGAGCTCCAGACACAA GTCGTCCAGGGACCGAGAGCGCTCGTCCAGAGACGGGTCACGGGACAGGAGGGATGGTATGAACGGCAGGTCGGACTCCCGCCGGGCAGACGACAGGGATATGGGGGACCTCTGA